The genomic interval TCATCGCACGCCACCCTCTTGAGCCTGGATCGCGGTGATCGCGACCGTGTTGACGATGTCCCGGACCGTGGCCCCGCGCGACAGGTCGTTGACCGGTTTGCGCAGGCCCTGCAGGACCGGACCGACTGCGACCGCGTTGGCCGAACGCTGAACCGCTTTGTACGTGTTGTTGCCGGTGTTCAGGTCGGGGAAGACGAACACCGTGGCCCGGCCGGCGACGGGGGAGTCGGGCAGCTTGGTGCGCGCCACGGCGCTGTCGATCGCGGCGTCGTACTGGATCGGTCCCTCGACCGGGAGTTGCGGGGCCCGCTCGCGGACGATGTTGGTTGCCTTCGACACCTTTTCGACGTCGGTCCCGGTGCCGGAGCTGCCGGTGGAGTACGACAGCATCGCGACCCGGGGCTCGACGCCGAAGGCGACCGCGGTCGCGGCGGACGAGATCGCGATATCCGCGAGCTGCTCGGCGGTCGGATCCGGGTTCACCGCGCAGTCGCCGTACACGAGGACGCGGTCCTGCAGGCACATGAAGAACACCGACGAGACGACGGAGACGTCCGGCACGGTCTTCACCACCTCGAGCGCCGGCCGGATCGTGTGCGCGGTGGTGTGGACGGCGCCCGAAACCATCCCGTCCGCCAGCCCCAGCTGGACCATCATCGTGCCGAAGTACGACACGTCCCGGACCAGCTCGCGCGCCCGGTCGAGGTCGACGCCACGATGCTGACGAAGCCGGTGGTACTCCGCCGCGAACCGCTCCGTCAGCTCACTGTGCTCCGGATGTACGACGCTCGCCGCGGACACGTCCACGCCGAGGGACGCGGCCTTCGCGCTGATCGTGGTCGCGTCGCCGAGCAGGGTGAGGTCGGCGACGCCGCGCCGCAGAAGTACGTCGGCGGCGCGGAGGATCCGCTCCTCCTCGCCCTCCGGCAGCACGATGTGGCGGCGGTCGGACACGGCCCGGTCGACCAGTTGGTGCTCGAACATCAGCGGTGTCACCGCACTGCTCCGGGCGAGGGCGAGCTGGTCGAGCAGTGCCTTGCCGTCGACGTACTGGTCGAAGAGGGCCAACGCCGTGTCGATCTTGCGTGGTGCGTCCTTGGTCAGCCGGCCACGGACAGCGGTGAGCTTGGTGGAGACTGCCTGCGTGCCGAGATCGGTCTCGATGATCGGCAGCGTGACGTCCAGTCCCTCGATCAAGCGCTGCACCTGGGGCGGTAGCTCGAACCCGCCGTTGAGAACGATCGCCGAGATCTGCGGAAAGGTCCGGGACGCGTGGGCCATCAGTACGCCGAGGACGACCTCCGGCCGGTCGCCGGCGGTCACGACCGCGGCGCCGTCGAACAACCGGTCCAGTACGTTCGGCATGGTCATGCCGGCGATCATCAGCCCGGTGACCTCGCGGGTCAGCAGGTGCGGGTCACCACTCACCAGCCGGCCGTCGATCGGCGCCAGCAGGTCGGCCACCAGCGGCTGGTTGAGCACCGGCGCCTCCGGAATCGCGAACGCCGGTGCGCCCACGCCGTCGAGCGCGGCGACCAGCGGATCCCCTTCGCCGTCGCCGACGCGGTTGGCGATCACGGCGAACAGCGAGCCGTGATTCGCGGCGAGCTCGGCCACGGCCATATCCGCGATCGCCCGGACGTCGTGCGGCGTACGGCCGAAACCGTTCAGCACCAGCAGGACCGGTGCGCCGAGGTTGGCCGCGATCTTGGCGTTGAACGAGAACTCGGTCGGGGTGCCGACATCCGTGTAGTCGCTGCCGACGACAACCACCGCGTCCGCCTGCTCGGCGACCGCGTGGTACCGCTGCACGATCGTGTCCAGCGCGGCATCGGGGTCGTTGTGCACCTCCTCGTACGTGACGCCGACGCCGTCCTCGTACGACTGCGTGACCGCATCCTGCGAGATCAGCAGGTCGAGCACGTAGTCACGACCGCCGTGGGTCGCGGTGTCCGCGCGGACGATCGGCCGGAACACCGCCACCCGTCCGACCCGCCGGGACAGCTGATGAAGCACCCCAAGAGCCACCGTCGACTTTCCGGTCGTGCCCTCGACCGACGCGACGTAGACGCTGCTACCCATGCCTGAACCCTACTAACGGGTCAAGGCATGGAGATGATCGATCATCGTGTCGACCGCGATCCGCAACGGAGCGGGATCGCGACGCACCTGGCTGAGCAGCAGCCGCCCTGCACGGCCGCCAGCATCGCGACGGCGAGATCTACCGGGTCCGCGTCCGCGGTCAGCTCACCGCGCTCCTGCATCTGGACGAGGCCGTCCCGGATCAGACCTTCCCACTGCGCGAAGGCGCCCGCGAGCTGGACCCGCGCGACCGGGTCGCTCTCGGACAGGTCGCTGGCCAGCGAACCGAGCGGGCAGCCGCCGGCGAGGCCTCGCTGATCCATGGCGCGACGCTGCCGATCGACGGTGGTCGCCTGGCGGTCTGACGGGCGTCACGATCGTTCCCTCGGGAGTTACGCCGTACGGGTGTCCGCACGAAAACGATCCGAGGAGGACATCATGCCGAGTGCGAACCTGGCCACCACGCCGGTGGCCGTTGAGATTCCCGAGCTGACCGGGCGGTACGCCGCCGTGGGCGACTACACCGTCGCGTTCGAGACCTTCCCGCAGGACGTGGACCCGGCGCCGTACTTCGTCGGGCTGCCCGACGACCGGTGCCAGTGCCCGCATTGGGGCGTCGTCACGGCCGGCGAGATCACCTTCCGGTGGGCCGATCACAGCGAGACGTTCCGGGCCGGCGACGCGTACTACGCCGGCCCGGGACACCTGCCGATGCTGATCGCGGGGACCAGCATCGTCGAGTTCAGCCCGACCGCCGAGCTGGACAAGACGATGGCTGTCATCAGCGCCAACCTGGAGCGGGTGTGACTACTGTCGCGGTCCGGGCCGATGCGTCGGTGGCTCGACTGGTGGAGTGGCTCGAGACCGGTGTGGCGCCGGAGGGAACGTTCGCCGTCGACTGCCTGACCGATCTGAGCCTGCCGCATTGGCGGCTGCAGTTCGGGACGGGTGCCGCGACGCTGGCGGCCCGGCGTGAGCTGCATCCGTATCCGGGTGTGGTCCGGGTCGAGCGGGTCGACCGGACCGAGCGTGGGTTCGTGATCGCGTTCGAGGAGCGGTGGCGTCACGAAGGCCAGGACTGGTACTGCCGGGAGCAGATCGCCGGCGACGTGAACGATGCCGGTGAGATCACCGAGCTGTGGGTGTACTGCACCGGCGACTGGGACGAGGCGCGGCAGGCCGAGCACGCGGCCGAGGTTACGTTGCTTCGACCATAAGCAGACACCGGCTTCGGCCGCCCGGGTTCGCAGTACCGTGATCGGTGTGACGAGCAGTCGGCGTGACACCGAGCTGGCGGCGCGGACCCGGGCGGTTCTCGATGCTGCGGCCGCTCATGTCTTCGGCACCGAACCCGGTCGGCTCGCGGCCGAGTTGTACGACGTGCTCGCCCGGACGACCGACGACGCGGACCGGGCGCGGGTCGCGGCGGCCCTCGCGCGCTGCTGGGTGTACGGCGGGCATGCGGATCGGGCCGCGGCGTTCGCGGACGAGGCGTTGGCGCACGCCGAGAAGACGGCGGACGGGGAGCTGATCGCGGACTGTCTCGACGCGGTACTCGCGGCGCACTGGGGGCCCGATGAGTTGACGCTCCGGCAGCAGACCGCTGGGCGGCTGGATGAGGTTTCCGCGCATGTGCTCGATCCCGGGGCACGCCTTCGGGGGCATCTGTGGGGTTTGCAGGTCGGGTGGGAGACGCTGCGGGTGCCAGTGATTCAGCGTCAGCTTCGGGCGTTGGAGCTGCTGGCCGAGGAGTCGCCGCGGGCCCGGTTCTTCGCTGCGTCGCGGCGGTGGATGTACGACCACGTACGTGGCGTTGAGAGAGCTGAGCTGATCGGGGTTGCGGAGAGTGCCGCGGCGGACGCCGGGCTCGCCGATGCGTGGATGGTGACGAGCCTGATGCGCGGCTACACCGCATTGCACGCCGGCGACTCGGTGGCCGTGGCCGACGTCCTGGAGGTCATGGAAGAGTTCGCTCACACCGAGGGGATCACAGAGGTCGCGGCGGAGGCCGCCTCGGTCTGGGCCCTACTGGGTCGGCCCGAGCGCGCACAGCTCCTGCTCGAACAGCTCGGCGCCGACGTGGTGGAGACGCTCCCGCGTGACGTGAACTATCTGCTCAACCTCCAGTGCGTACTCGAGGCTGCGCTGGCAGTCGGTGACGAGCAGCTCGTCCGTACGACGGCCCGCCTGCTGACGCCTTACGAGAACCGTGCCGTCGTGAACGGCGGCGCCGTGTACTTCCACGGCGTCACCGACGACACCCTCGCCCGAGCAGCCGCCTTGACCGGCGACCAGGCCCGCGCCGACCAATTCCGCACCCGAGCCCTCGCTACCTACCTCAGAATCGGCGCCACCTGGTGGCACGACCGCCTGAAGGCGCCTGCCGACCTACCAGGGCAATCTGTCGTTCATTTCCATCCGGTCCACGACGGGCTGTGGTTGGTCGGCTCGGGGGTCGGGCGGCCGATGCGGGCTCTGCGCGGCTTCGACTATCTGCGGCGTTTGCTTGCCCAGCCCGGGCAGACGGTGTCCGCCGTCGACCTGGTGACGGACGGGACGGCGACCGTCATCCAGTCGGACAGCGGTCCGCGGCTCGATCGGCAGGCCGCTGCGGCGTACCGGCAGCGTCTGACCGACCTTGCCACCGAGCTGGCCGAGGCCAATGAGTGGGCCGACCTCGCCCGCGCCGAATCGCTCGCCGCCGAACGCGAGGCCCTCCTGGCCGAGCTCAGCTCCGCGGAAGGCCTCGGCGGACGCGCCCGCGCCACCGGCTCCACCGCGGAACGAGCCCGAGTCGCGGCCACCAAGGCCATCATCGCCGCGATCTCCCGCATCGAAGCAGCCGACCCCACCCTCGCGACCCACCTACGTGACGCAGTCCGCACCGGCACCGACTGCACCTACCGCCCGCGTCCTCAGGACCACCCCACCTGGCTCCTGAACAGCTAGGGCGCAGACGGTGGGGTGAAGATGCCGAACTGGTTGCCGGCCGGATCGCGGAGGTAGGCGAAGGCCGGCGCGCCGGGGGCGGGGTCGAGGTTCTTGCTGATGACCGTGCCGCCGAGTTGCTCGGCGTCCGCGCAGGTGGCCTCGAGGTCCGCGACAAGGATGTAGAACACGGCGTGGTTGGGCAGCTCGCCGTTCGTGCCGAACAGCCCGCCCATCGGCTGCGGCGCCCCGGAGGCGGTGATGTTGCGGTAGTCGAGGCCGCCGGACGTGAGGCTGCCGGATGACTCGAAGGTCCAGTCGAACAGGCTGCCGTAGAACTTCTGCGCACTCTCCGGGTCGTCGGTCGCGACCTCGAACCAGGCCAAGGTGCCAGCGGCGGGAATCGCCATGGGATCTCTCCTTCATCGAATGAATCGGTAGAACCCAAGGTTTCAGCGGTTCGCGACAGCCCTATGTCGGAGTTGGAAAAAGATCCTCGGGACGCAACGCGGCGGCCGGCAGCTTGGTCTCGAAGCCGTCGACCTGTACGTCGCCGGTCGCGGGCGGACGGCGCGGCGCCATCGGGATGCGCTCGGCCTTCGTGATGCGGTCCATCCGGAAGACCCGTTCCTCCTGGCGCAGATGGCACCACGCTGTCATGTACGAGCCGTTGGGTCCGACGACGACGTGTTGCGGCTCGACCTCGCGGAGGGTTTCGACGCCGCCGACATCCGTGTACGCGATCCGCAGTACCTGGTTGTCGCGCACCGCGCGCCAGATCTGCTCGGCGACCTCACCGTCGGGATCCGGCACCGGCCTGACCAGCAAGCGGACCTTCGCGGCCGCGGTCCGCGCCTCGTCGAGCGCAGGCCGCGGCATCGCGGCCACGATCTTCTGCAGCGCGGTGCGGGCATCGCGGGCGAAGAGCACGTGACCGCTGTGGCTCAGCGCAACCGCAACCGCCATCGCCTCGCGAGCGGTGAAGTTGAGCGGCGGCAGGCTCATCGCCCGGTCCACGCTGTACCCGCCGGTGCGCCCCTGTTTCGTTGCCAGCGGCACCCCGGCCTGCCCGAGGGCGCTGAGATCACGCTCGATCGTCCTGACGCTGACCTCGAAGCGGGCCGCCAGCTGCCGCGCCGTACGCCCTCTCGGCCCCGCGGCGCGGAGCTCCTCGGCGAGGGCGTACAGCCGATCGATCCGGTTCATACCGGCAGGCTAGGCACCTCCACGGACAGTTATTGCGGAAGCTCGGTGCCGGTGCGCTCCGCGTACATGTAGGCGGCGTACCAGGCCGGCCATTCCGCGTCGGCCTCGCCGGTGCGGGCCTCGTGCTCACCGTGGGCGGCGGCCGCGCGCTTCAGAGCGGCCTCGAGGTCGTCGACCGAGGTGTACGTCGAGTCGGTGACCCGTCCGGGCAGTCGCGTCGTGACCTCCTGCAACAGCCAGGTGTTGCCGTCGGGGTCGCTGAACGTCGCGAACGAGCTGTAGCTGGCACCCTCGTCCGCCGGTCCGGGCACCCGACCGCTCGTCTCCCCGCCCTCGAACTGCGCACCGGGAGCGCCCGGGTGGAAGACGTCGCTGACCTTGGCGCCGTGCGCGAGCAGCTCGGACCGCGCCGCGTCGACGTCGGTGACGACCAGGTAGAGACCCTGCGCGGAACCGGGCGCGGCCGACGTGATGTTCGTGCCGAACTGGACCGAGGCGAGGGAGCCTGGCGGCGTGAACTGTACGACGCGGAATCCGTTGTCGAACGCGAAGTCCGCATCCAGCCGCCAGCCGAGGCCGGTGTAGAACTCCTTCGCCCGGTCGGCGTCGGCCACCGGAATCACGACGGCTTCGAACTTCAGGTCGGTGCTCATAACTTCCTCCAGGGATGAACTCGCTGCGTGGTCACCAATCTGCCGCTCCGGAACCGCCATGACACCAGTGGGAATCCCTGGTCATCTCCCTGGGTGCACGGGTTTCCACGAAGATGTCGGAGCTGCGTCCTACAGTGCCACGCATGACTCCCACCAGACAGAACGGAGACACCTGGGACCTCGCGTCCAGCGTCGGCTCGACCGCCACGATGGCCGCGACTCCCGCGCGTGCCGACTGCCGTGGCCGACCGGGACCGTGGTGTACGAGCTCGACCAGCCACAGGTCATCGAGTTCAAGACCCGCGCGTTGACGGAGCTGGGCGCCGTGCCCACCGCTGACCGCAGAGTGGTCGTGGTCGACCTCCGCGACGATTGGCCCGCAGTACTTCGCGCCGCCGGGTTCGACTCGACCCAGCCAACTGCTTGGAGTGCCGAAGGCCTGCTCGGTTATCTACCGCCCGACGCCCAGGACAACCTGCTGGACACGATCACCGAGCTCAGCGCGCCGGGAAGCCGGGTGGCCACCGAAAGCAAACCCAACCCACGACCGGGCGACGAGGACAGGACGAAGGAACGTCTGGACCGGATGTCCGAGCGCTGGCGCGCGGAGAGCTTCGACTCCGACATCACCAGGCTGCGGTACTTCGGCGAGCGCAACGAAGCGGCGCCGTACCTGGTCGACCGCGGCTGGGCCCTGGAAGGGACCACCATCCGCGACCTCCTGCCGCGAACGACCTCGCACCCCTCAACGATGATGAGATGCGTTTCGGCGACATGCTGTACGTCAGCGGCATCCTGGACAACAAAGCGAAGAACACGCTTTAGTGTCGTCAACGTGGACCATCAGATTGTTCTGATTGCCGGTGCGGGGCTCGCGATCATGATCGCGGCGTCGGTGTTCGCCTGGCGGACCGGTGTCGCGGCGCCGTTGCTGCTGGTCGCGCTGGGGATCGGGGCGAGCTACCTGCCCGGTACGCCGGCGATCCACATCGAGCCCGAGATCATCCTCGCGGGCGTGCTGCCGCCGCTGCTCTACGCGTCGGCGGTCCAGCTGCCGGTTCTCGACGTACGGCGGAACTTCGGCCTGATCTCGTGGTTGTCGGTCGTGATGGTGATCGTGTCGGCGCTGGTCATCGGGGCGCTGGTGCACGCGCTGTTCCCGAGCATCCCGTTCGCGCTGGCGACCGCGCTCGGGGCCGTGGTCAGCCCGACGGACGCGGTCGCGGCGACGGCGATCGGGCACCGGGTCGGGCTGCCGCCGCGGCTGATGACCGTGCTGGAAGGCGAGAGCCTTGTCAACGATGCGTCGGCGCTCGTCGTCCTGCGTACGGCGGTGGCCGCGCTCGCCGTCACCACACACTTCAGCCTCGGCGACACCGTCCTCGACTTCGCCTGGGCGGTCGTCGGAGCGATCCTGATCGGGCTGGTCGTCGGCGTACTCACGGCACGCCTGCGGCAGCGGCTCGACGATCCGGTCCTCAACACCACGATCTCGTTCGCCGTACCGTTCCTCGCCTACTTCCCGGCCGAGGAGGTGGGTGCGTCCGGCGTACTCGCCGTCGTGATCGCCGGCCTGTTGACCGGTGCACTCGGGAGCCGGAGGTTCAGCGCCCGTGACCGGCAGACGCAGGCCACCACCTGGACGACGATCAATTTCGTCCTGGAGAGCGGCGTGTTCCTCGCGATGGGCTACGAGCTGCCGCAGCTCGTCGACGATGCCCGTGCGGAGACGACCGCCGGTGAGATCGCGGGGCTCGTCCTGCTGGTGGTCGGCCTGCTCGTGGTGCTGCGGTTCGTCGGCCTGGCGTGGCCCGCATTGCTCGGCCGCTTCGGGCCGAGCGATCGTCATGACCACGTGCGGGCGAAGTTGAGCCAGATGGAGGAGAACCTGGATTCGATGGAGCCGTCGGGGGAGCGCGAGGAGAATCGCGTCGCGTGGGCCCGCAAGCGGCTCGCCCGCAGCCAGGCGGACGTGGACTTCGAGGAGCGCGAGCCGATCACCGGCCGTGGCATGGTGGTGCTGGCCTGGGCCGGGATGCGCGGCGTCGTCACGGTCGCCGCTGCACAGACGATTCCGGCCGGTACGCCGCATCGCGCGACCGTCGTACTCGCGGCATTCATCGTCGCGCTGATCACGTTGGTGCTGTTCGGCCTGTCGCTGCCCGCGGTGATCGCGCGGATGCGGTTCAGCGCGGAGAGCGCCGAGGACAAGCGGGACTCCGTCCAGGCGCTGATGCGGCAGATCGGCGAGGCCGCGATCGACGCCGTCGGTCCGCTGGATGACCAGACCGTCGACGGCGAGCCGCTCGACCCGGTCGTGGTCAGCACGCTGAAGGACCGGATCGTGCCCCGCCTGGTCTCCGGGAGCCGGCAGCTCCTGGAGACCAAGCCGGACATGCGCGACCAGATGGCGATCGTCCAGGGCCGCTACCTGGACGCGATGCGGGAAGCCCTCGGCACCGAACGCAGCATCGGCGTCTACAGCTCCGACACCTATCGCCAGGTCGAAGGTTTCCTGGACGCGGTCGAGCAGCGCTTCAGTTCGGCCTAACGCAGGTGCCGGGTGAAGAAGCGGACCATGCTGTCGACCTCGAACCGCGGGACCTCTTTGTGGGCGCCCGCGTTCGCGTGCAGGCTCTTCTCCGTTGACGCGAACGCGTCGAACAGCGCCATCGCGGACTCCCGCGGGATGTGCTGATCGTCCCACTGCACGGCGAACTCGACCGGCACCTTGATCCGGCGGGCATGCTCGGCGAGCGTCTCGTCGTACCAGAAGATGCCGAACACCGCCGCGGTGATCCGGCCATCGACGGCTGTCAGCGGTACGCCGATCGCGGTGCCCATGTTGAGCCCGAAGTACCCGAACGGACCGCTGATCTCGGGGAGCTGCTCGAGCGCGTCGAGGGTTGCCTGCCACTCGGGTACCGCGCGCTCGGCGAGGTGGAGGTTGTAGGGGACCACGATCGGGCCGACCGGTTCGCCGACCTCCATCGCGTGCTGCATGGCGACGGTCTCGCGCTCGTCGAGCGCCGTCCTCGGTCGGTCGCCGTGGCCGGGAGCGTCGATCGACACGGCGTGGAACCCGGCCTCGGTCAGCATCCGGGCCCGGCCGACCATTGGGGCCGCCTTGCTGTCGCGTCCACCGCCGTGGCCGAGAAGGACCAACGGGGCCGGCTCGGCGGATGCGGGCGACCACAGCATGCCGTGCACGTCGCCGAGGCTGAACTCGCGCTCGAGAACGCCGTTCGTGGTGGTGGTGCTGATGAAACGCAACTGATCCATGGTGGTGCCTTTCAGGAGTGCCTACGTGTTGGCGCTCCTGGCGACACCTAGTCCGGTCGCCCAGCCGTGACGGTGAGAGGGAGCACCCATCTCGATCCAGCGCGCATGGTGCTCACCTCCTCGTGTGATGTCACGTTCGCCCGGAACGGTACTCGTCCACCGGCCGACCGCGCCATCGAATTATCACCAGTCGGCGACGCGCGCCTGACTGCGGTCCTCGGTGGCAACCAGAACGTCGAGCAGGAACTCCTGCAGCTCTGTGCGGATGCCGCGGTGCAGGGGATCGTCCCAGAGGTTCTGTTGCTCGTTCGGGTCGGCAACGACGTCGTACAACTCGCCGGGGCGCTCGCGGGAGGTCGCGGGGGAGCCGTGCTGTACGACGAGCTTCCACTGATCGCGGCGGAGCATGGTCAGGTGGACCGCGGGATCGTACGGGTGGCCGCTGTTGCGGTACTCGCTCAGCGCCCAGCCGCGGGCCCTTGCCCGATTGGTGGCCAAGGGCAACAGATCCTGACCTTGGCCGCGGGGATCGAGTCCGGCGGCGGTCAGGATCGTCGGGGCGAGATCGATCCATTGGACGAGCTCGGGGCTGCGCGTGCCGGGCGCGATCTCCGCGGGCCAGCGGAGGATGAGCGGGACGCGGACCGCCTGGTCGTACATCATCGGGCCCTTCAGCATGAGCTGATGGTCGCCCAGCATCTCGCCGTGGTCGCTGGTGAAGACGACCAGGGTGTCCTCGCCGAGCCCCTCGGCGTCGAGTGCGTCGAGGATGCGGCCGACCTCGTCGTCCACGAGAGTGACCATCGCGTAGTACGCCGCCTTGACCTCTTGCAGTTCGTCGGCGGTGTACGACGTGTAGCCGCGGGCATGTCCGGCGTACGACGCCTTGGACGCCTCGGTCTGGATCGGTGGCTTGCCCGCGAGATCGTCCGGGATCGGGCGGGTGAGTTGCTTCTCGCGGTAGCGGCGTACGTACTCCTCCGGGGCGCCGAAGCCGTGGTGCGGGTCGAAGAAGTTCGCGATGAACAGGAACGGCTTGTCGCGATCGCGGGAGCGG from Kribbella sp. NBC_00709 carries:
- a CDS encoding VOC family protein; this translates as MAIPAAGTLAWFEVATDDPESAQKFYGSLFDWTFESSGSLTSGGLDYRNITASGAPQPMGGLFGTNGELPNHAVFYILVADLEATCADAEQLGGTVISKNLDPAPGAPAFAYLRDPAGNQFGIFTPPSAP
- the pta gene encoding phosphate acetyltransferase, with the translated sequence MGSSVYVASVEGTTGKSTVALGVLHQLSRRVGRVAVFRPIVRADTATHGGRDYVLDLLISQDAVTQSYEDGVGVTYEEVHNDPDAALDTIVQRYHAVAEQADAVVVVGSDYTDVGTPTEFSFNAKIAANLGAPVLLVLNGFGRTPHDVRAIADMAVAELAANHGSLFAVIANRVGDGEGDPLVAALDGVGAPAFAIPEAPVLNQPLVADLLAPIDGRLVSGDPHLLTREVTGLMIAGMTMPNVLDRLFDGAAVVTAGDRPEVVLGVLMAHASRTFPQISAIVLNGGFELPPQVQRLIEGLDVTLPIIETDLGTQAVSTKLTAVRGRLTKDAPRKIDTALALFDQYVDGKALLDQLALARSSAVTPLMFEHQLVDRAVSDRRHIVLPEGEEERILRAADVLLRRGVADLTLLGDATTISAKAASLGVDVSAASVVHPEHSELTERFAAEYHRLRQHRGVDLDRARELVRDVSYFGTMMVQLGLADGMVSGAVHTTAHTIRPALEVVKTVPDVSVVSSVFFMCLQDRVLVYGDCAVNPDPTAEQLADIAISSAATAVAFGVEPRVAMLSYSTGSSGTGTDVEKVSKATNIVRERAPQLPVEGPIQYDAAIDSAVARTKLPDSPVAGRATVFVFPDLNTGNNTYKAVQRSANAVAVGPVLQGLRKPVNDLSRGATVRDIVNTVAITAIQAQEGGVR
- a CDS encoding helix-turn-helix transcriptional regulator: MNRIDRLYALAEELRAAGPRGRTARQLAARFEVSVRTIERDLSALGQAGVPLATKQGRTGGYSVDRAMSLPPLNFTAREAMAVAVALSHSGHVLFARDARTALQKIVAAMPRPALDEARTAAAKVRLLVRPVPDPDGEVAEQIWRAVRDNQVLRIAYTDVGGVETLREVEPQHVVVGPNGSYMTAWCHLRQEERVFRMDRITKAERIPMAPRRPPATGDVQVDGFETKLPAAALRPEDLFPTPT
- a CDS encoding SAM-dependent methyltransferase; the encoded protein is MTPVGIPGHLPGCTGFHEDVGAASYSATHDSHQTERRHLGPRVQRRLDRHDGRDSRACRLPWPTGTVVYELDQPQVIEFKTRALTELGAVPTADRRVVVVDLRDDWPAVLRAAGFDSTQPTAWSAEGLLGYLPPDAQDNLLDTITELSAPGSRVATESKPNPRPGDEDRTKERLDRMSERWRAESFDSDITRLRYFGERNEAAPYLVDRGWALEGTTIRDLLPRTTSHPSTMMRCVSATCCTSAASWTTKRRTRFSVVNVDHQIVLIAGAGLAIMIAASVFAWRTGVAAPLLLVALGIGASYLPGTPAIHIEPEIILAGVLPPLLYASAVQLPVLDVRRNFGLISWLSVVMVIVSALVIGALVHALFPSIPFALATALGAVVSPTDAVAATAIGHRVGLPPRLMTVLEGESLVNDASALVVLRTAVAALAVTTHFSLGDTVLDFAWAVVGAILIGLVVGVLTARLRQRLDDPVLNTTISFAVPFLAYFPAEEVGASGVLAVVIAGLLTGALGSRRFSARDRQTQATTWTTINFVLESGVFLAMGYELPQLVDDARAETTAGEIAGLVLLVVGLLVVLRFVGLAWPALLGRFGPSDRHDHVRAKLSQMEENLDSMEPSGEREENRVAWARKRLARSQADVDFEEREPITGRGMVVLAWAGMRGVVTVAAAQTIPAGTPHRATVVLAAFIVALITLVLFGLSLPAVIARMRFSAESAEDKRDSVQALMRQIGEAAIDAVGPLDDQTVDGEPLDPVVVSTLKDRIVPRLVSGSRQLLETKPDMRDQMAIVQGRYLDAMREALGTERSIGVYSSDTYRQVEGFLDAVEQRFSSA
- a CDS encoding VOC family protein; translation: MSTDLKFEAVVIPVADADRAKEFYTGLGWRLDADFAFDNGFRVVQFTPPGSLASVQFGTNITSAAPGSAQGLYLVVTDVDAARSELLAHGAKVSDVFHPGAPGAQFEGGETSGRVPGPADEGASYSSFATFSDPDGNTWLLQEVTTRLPGRVTDSTYTSVDDLEAALKRAAAAHGEHEARTGEADAEWPAWYAAYMYAERTGTELPQ
- a CDS encoding dienelactone hydrolase family protein, yielding MDQLRFISTTTTNGVLEREFSLGDVHGMLWSPASAEPAPLVLLGHGGGRDSKAAPMVGRARMLTEAGFHAVSIDAPGHGDRPRTALDERETVAMQHAMEVGEPVGPIVVPYNLHLAERAVPEWQATLDALEQLPEISGPFGYFGLNMGTAIGVPLTAVDGRITAAVFGIFWYDETLAEHARRIKVPVEFAVQWDDQHIPRESAMALFDAFASTEKSLHANAGAHKEVPRFEVDSMVRFFTRHLR
- a CDS encoding cupin domain-containing protein; translated protein: MPSANLATTPVAVEIPELTGRYAAVGDYTVAFETFPQDVDPAPYFVGLPDDRCQCPHWGVVTAGEITFRWADHSETFRAGDAYYAGPGHLPMLIAGTSIVEFSPTAELDKTMAVISANLERV
- a CDS encoding sulfatase family protein; its protein translation is MPPNVLLLCTDQQRFSALGAYGNDEIETPNLDRLAAQGVVFENCYVQSPVCAPSRASLMTGKYLHAHGLWANGVGLPDGERLFSKDLAEAGYDCGLVGKFHLNACFGGRSEKRHDDGFRVFRWAHDPYPGSSENEYHRWLYTLRPDLAGADVDYDTLPTDLHYSRWIGNQTIDFLTRSRDRDKPFLFIANFFDPHHGFGAPEEYVRRYREKQLTRPIPDDLAGKPPIQTEASKASYAGHARGYTSYTADELQEVKAAYYAMVTLVDDEVGRILDALDAEGLGEDTLVVFTSDHGEMLGDHQLMLKGPMMYDQAVRVPLILRWPAEIAPGTRSPELVQWIDLAPTILTAAGLDPRGQGQDLLPLATNRARARGWALSEYRNSGHPYDPAVHLTMLRRDQWKLVVQHGSPATSRERPGELYDVVADPNEQQNLWDDPLHRGIRTELQEFLLDVLVATEDRSQARVADW